Part of the Phycisphaerales bacterium genome, CTTGCCATACACATCGCTAAGCACGAAGTCGACGTCGCCGTCGTTCTCGAGGTCGATGGGCGCCAGGCCACGCGTGTCGCCGCGGTGGTCGAGCCCGCTTCCGAGCCCCGCGTCCTGGAACCGGCCGTCGCCCAGGCCTCGGAAGAAGACCGCCCGCGTGTGCCACTCGGGCTGCACCCAGCCGTTGACGGCCATGAGGTCGAGGTTGCCGTCAAGGTCGGCGTCCCACAGCCAGGTTCCCCAGGCAAAGAACGTGTTGTCGACGCCCATCTCCGTCGCAAGTTCCTCGAACCGGCCCGTGCCGTCGTTCATGTACAGGGCATTAGGGCCGGGCTCGTCGTTGGTGTTGAAGGGGCTGAAGGACATGTTGGTCGTGTACATGTCCAGCCCGCCGTTGCCGTCGACGTCCCCCACCGCCACGCCCATGTCGTTGGCGTGGTGGATCAGGTTCCACTCGTTGCTCACGTCGGTGAACGTGCCGTCGCCGTTGTTCCGCAGCGCATAGTCCTCGTCGAAGTCGACGGCCGCGTAGAGGTCGAGCAATCCATCGTCGTTGAGGTCGAGCATCACCGGCTGCCAGTGGAACCGGTCGTCGGCCGGGAAGCCGCCGACGGCATCGGTGATGTCGGTGAAGCGGAAGCTCCCGTCGTTGCGGAGCAGGTAGGCGGTCTGCTCGAACCAGCCGCCGATGAAGATGTCCAGGTCGCCGTCGTTATCGATATCGCCGGCCGTCGCGCCGCCGTGCGTGGCCTCGTAGTGCACCACGCCGCTGGCGTCGGTCATGTCGGTGAAGGTGCCATCGCCGTCGTTGCGATAGATGCGGCTGGTCGGGAAGCTGTCGTCGAACAGCGACGAATCGTTGAAGACGACCAGGTCGTCGAAGCCGTCGTTGTTGAGGTCGAGCCAGAGCGCCTGCTTGCTAAACCCCGCGACGTGGTCCACCCCCGCGGCGGCCCCAACCTCGGTAAACGTGCCGTCGCCGTTGTTGCGGTACAGGTGGTTGGCCGAGCCGGCCGAGTTGGGGATGTAGACGTCTTGCAGCCCGTCGTTGTCGAAGTCGCCGATCGCCGCTCCGACGCCGAACCGCTCGTTCTGCCCGGGGAACAGCGGCGGCACGGGCCACACCGCCTGCCGGTGCGTGAAGTCGATGCCGCTCGCGTCGGTCATGTCGGTGTAGCGAACGTCCTGGCCGATCGCGCCGGCCACCGGCCCGAGCACCGCCAACCCCAACAGCATCCGCATCGCATCCATCGCCTCGTCCCTCCTGCTGCAGGCTATACGCCGACGGCAAGGCCGGCGTTTTGTTACGGCCACGCAGGGGTTATCGGGATGCGGCGGGTGCGGCTTGAGGGCCGTGTCGGCTGAGTTAGGATGCTCTCGAGAAGATCACGAACTACAACCCACGGAGTCCCCGCATGGACGTGTCGCCGGATGGAGACGAGAAGCGCGGCACGCCCAAACGGGTCGTCATCGCCGGCGGCACCGGATTCCTCGGGTCATCGCTCGCCGCCTTCCTGGCTGACAGAAACTACGAGCCGGTCGTACTCGGGCGAAGGCCCGAACGCTACCGCGGCGTTGGCCGGGCCGTGGGCTGGGACGGCCGATCGCAGGGCGACTGGTCGGCCGAGATCGACGGTGCCGCAGCCGTCGTCAACCTTGCGGGCCGATCGGTCGACTGCGTCAAGACGCCAGACCACTGCGACGAGATCCTGCGCTCGCGGGTCGAGTCGACGCGCGCCATCGGGGAGGCGATCGACGCAGCGCAGACGCCCCCGCCGGTCTGGGTGCAGATGTCGACCGCCCACATCTACGGCGACCCGCCCGAGGCGATCTGCGACGAGCAATCGGCGTTCGGCTACGGACTCGCGCCGACCGTCGGCAGGGCATGGGAGGCCGCGTTCGACGAGGCGTGCCCGAGCGGCGTCCGCAGGGTCGTGCTAAGGACCAGCTTCGTCGTCGGCAGGGGCGGCGGCGCGATGACGCGGCTCGGCACGCTCGCCCGCCTCGGTCTGGGCGGCCGCGTCGGCAGCGGCAAGCAGGGCTTCAGCTGGATTCACGAGCATGACATGAACCGCATCTTCCAGCGCGCCATCGAGGACGACGCTACATCGGGAGCATACATCGCCAGCGCGGCGAATCCCGTCAGCCAGGCCGAGTTCATGCGCTCGGTCCGCAGGGCCATCGGCATGCCAATCGGCCTGCCGGCGCCCGCGTTCGGCGTTCGCCTTGCCGCACCGCTCATCCTGAAGACCGACCCCGAGCTTGCAATCTACGGCCGCTACGTCGTGCCGCAGCGCCTCATCGACGAGGGCTTCCGCTTCGAGTTCGAGTCGGTCGATGCCGCGATGCAGGACCTGTACGCCAAGAAGTAACCGGGCTCAGGCGAGCGCGTCGAGCAGTTCGGCGATGCCCTTGCCGTGCGTGGCGACCGTTTCGAGGATCGGCCGGCGGCCCGCGATATCGCGCAGGTCTCGCACTAGCTCGTTCTCGCCCGGGTGGTCGGCCTTGTTGCACACGAACAGGTCGGCGATTTCGAGGATGCCGGCCTTGTCCATCTGCACGGCGTCGCCCATGCCGGGCGTGAGTACGACGATGGTCTTATCGACGTGGTCGCGGATGCGCGTCTCGTTCTGCCCCGCGCCCACGGTCTCGATGAAGAGCGTGTCGTAGGCCGAGTGATCTGGACCATGGCCCTCGCACGCACCGCCGATGAGGTCGGTCACGTCTTCGAGGGCGTGGTAGTCCTCGCCCCGGATCGCGAGCGACCGGTAGTACGCCGCCTCGCCCAGGCGATTGAAGTCGACGCGCAAACGATCGCCAAGCAGGGCGCCGCCGGTGATCGGGCTCATCGGGTCGAACGCGACGACGGCGCACCGACCAAGGCTCGAGTCCTCCTCCGCCCGCCGCGCGTGCTCGGCCACGAGCTGGGCCACCAGCGTGCTCTTGCCCGCGCCGGGAGAGCCCGTGATGCCGATGACGCGCTTGGGCCGGCGGCGCACGGCGCTCGACCGGACCGGCCGCTCGAGGTGCGCCAGGCTGATGTCGCGTGCAAGCTGCGCCGTCGGATGGCCGCCCTCAACTTCTTGCGGGTACGCCGCGACCGTCTCGCTCGCGGCGTTGACGATGTCGATGAGCCCGACGCCGGTCGTAAAGCAGCGGGCAACGCCGGCTTCCTTGAGCGCGGGCAGGTCTTCCTGCGGCAAGATGCCGCCCATGTGCACCGGGATGTCGCCTCGCCCCACGCCCTTGAGGGCCTTGAGCAAGTTCGGGCCCAGCGTGAGGTGGCTGTTGCTCATCATGCTTGCCGCGATGACGTCGACGTCCTCGTCGCGGGCGCTGATCGCCAGGCTCTTGGGCGTCTGCCAGAGCCCGCTATAGATCACGTGCACGCCAGAATCGCGCATCGCGCGGGCGATCACCTTCACGCCGCGATCGTGGCCGTCCAGGCCCATCTTGCCCAGCAACACACGCGGGCGGTGGTCGAGGCTCGCGCAGCGGTCGGCCTTCTCGAATTCGGTGGTGGCAGCGCCAAGGGGCTGGGCCATGGAAGCTCCTGAAGCAGTCAAACTGGATCGGGCCCAACGCGGCAGGCCAAACAACAACCGATCGAACCGCGCCCGATCCGACCGGTTGAGAGGATATGCGTCCCGCCACGGTTGTTCGCCGCAGGCCTCCGACGGCATCGGCGCACGAAAAACCCCGCCGGGAAGCGGGGTCGGAAGTCAGACAAGCGGTACCTTGGACCTAGTAGACGCGGCCGGACTCGGTCTGGACCTCGGGCACCTCGATGATGGTCGGGGCGACCTCGATCACGCGGTCCTCGCGGCTGACGGCGTCCTGGCCGCCGATGCTCAGCTTGGCGCGGTCCTCGTAGCTCAGCTCCTTCTCGCCGGTCGCCAGGCTCTCGAGCTTGGCTTCCTGCTCGGCCCGGAGCTGGGCCAGGCGGTCCTTGACTTGGTCGATGCTGTGGGCCTTGTACGGGCCGAGCTCGTCCAGGGTCTTCTGGCGTGCTTCCATCATGTCGATCATCCGCTCGTTGCGGGCGATCGCGTCGATCTGCTGGTTGAGCCTCCACAGCTCGCTCTGGAACTGGCTCCGCTCGCTCTCGAGCTTCTCCAGCAGGTCGTTCAGGCGCTGGCGCTGCGTGCCAAGCAGATCGATGTCACGCGAGATCGACTGGGCCTCGAGCTCGTAGGCATCGCGGGTTTTTGCGATCTGTGCCGCCTTGGCCTGCGCCTCGACGAGATCCATCTTGTTGCCGTTGAAGCTGACGCGGACGATGGCACCGTGGCCGGCCTGGGCCCGGGCGTGCTCGGCCCGATCGAACAGGCCGTGCATCGCTTCGAGATCGGCTTGCGCCAACTCGACGACGCGCTCGGCGACGGCCAGCTCACGCTCGTACTCGGCGGTCTGGGTGTCGAGTGTCGCCAAATCCTGGCGGACGCGGGTGATGCGCTCGGGGTACTGGCTCTCGAGCTTGCGGAGCTGGGCCCGCATCTTCACCGGATCATCGATGTTGCGATCGATGGTGTCGTTCACGGTGTCGCGGGCCTGAGTCAGGGCGGCGCCGACACGCTCTGGGCCGGCGACGGCGATCAGCCCGCCGCCCACGAGGGTCCCGATGACGCCGACGCGAATGATGGTCTTGACGAAGGGCATTGTGCCGACCTCCTTACAGGCGTTCGTGTCTCCGGCTCATCGCGGGGCACGGGCCCCTGTCCGAGTCAGCCGGCGGGCGTCGGCTCCTCCTTGTCGGAGCCACTCGCCCTGTCACAGCCGTTGTTGGGAACCGACGCCGGGAGATTTCACGCCCCGCCGTGTTTCTCGCCATTCTGCCGGCTTCGCGGGTAACCGGACTTTCCCGTTTCCGAAAGAAGCAATGCGGGCGGCCAGAGGCCCCTTTTTGGGATCACCCGGCCCGCCGGCACGTCATAATGAGGGGGGCGAGCGTTCCACCGCACCCCGCCGAATCGAGGAACCAGGGGATCCGTGGATGCTGCACTCTGTCACCACAAGCTTTATCGGGCGACTTAGGAGCAACGACGAGGCTGCCTGGTTCGAGTTGTGGGAGACCTTCGGGCCCGTCGTGCGCACCCAGCTCACGCGCTGGGGCAAGGGCCGCATCGGCGTCGAGACCGTCCGCGACCTGTCCCAAGAGACGCTCGCGGCCCTCAGCGACTCGATCGACCGCTACGACCCCAGCCGCGGCGCCCGCTTCAGTACGTGGCTCCTTGCCATCGCCAAGCACGTCCTGGGCGATGAGATCGACCGACGCATGGCCCAGAAGCGCGGCTCGGGCAAGAAGGCCGTCGCCCTTGACGAGCGTTGGGCGACCGTGCCCACGAGCATCGGGGCCGACGCCGAGTACGAGGCGGCCGTATTCCGGGCCAAGATCGAGGCCGCCCTGCGTGCCGTCGAGCACGAGGCCGAATTCGTGGACTTCTCGATCTACCGGATGCGCGTCCTGGACGGCATGACCGGACGTGACGTGGCGGCCCAGATCGGCGTCAGCGAGCCCACGGTCAGCCGCCGGCTGGCCAAGATCCGCGACATGGTCCGGGAGCGTTCCAGGATCATGGTCCAGCAATTCAGCTTCACCGAGGACGAACTGAGCGAGGCGGCGCGAAACGGGCTCGACCTGAATCCAACAAAGGCTGACGACGATCTGTTCGACGAGGCCATCGCCGAGATCTATCACCGGCAGGCCGAGCTCCGACGGAGGGACGAACAGGCCGCCTTGGACGGCTGACCGGCCATCCTCCCCCCGGCCAGCCAGGAGGCTCCGATGACTACCCCGCTGCTGCTGATCCTCGCCGTCCTCTTGCTCCTGCCTGCGGCCGTCGTCATCATCGTCTACGCCATCAAGGCGTTCTCGTTTATCGTCAAGCGCGTGTTCGGGTTCGTCTTCGGCATGGTCGGCGACGCACTGCGCCTGGTCGGCACGCTCATCGTCGTGCCCATCCTGAGCCTGCTCGTCGTCGCCAACATCGTCATCGGGCGATGGTCGGCCGCCAGCCACTTCGGCAAGGGCGTGGCCGACGAGGTCCGGACGTTCGGCGCCGCGCTCTATCGCCTGTGCATCGGCCACCCGGCACGCCTGCTGTGCCTCACCCCGCTCACCGAGGGCCTGGAGCGCCGGCTTCCCGAGATCGTCGCCGCCGCGCCCGGGCCCGACAAGCCCAGCCGCCGCACCGGCGCGTTCGACGGCT contains:
- a CDS encoding CRTAC1 family protein — protein: MDAMRMLLGLAVLGPVAGAIGQDVRYTDMTDASGIDFTHRQAVWPVPPLFPGQNERFGVGAAIGDFDNDGLQDVYIPNSAGSANHLYRNNGDGTFTEVGAAAGVDHVAGFSKQALWLDLNNDGFDDLVVFNDSSLFDDSFPTSRIYRNDGDGTFTDMTDASGVVHYEATHGGATAGDIDNDGDLDIFIGGWFEQTAYLLRNDGSFRFTDITDAVGGFPADDRFHWQPVMLDLNDDGLLDLYAAVDFDEDYALRNNGDGTFTDVSNEWNLIHHANDMGVAVGDVDGNGGLDMYTTNMSFSPFNTNDEPGPNALYMNDGTGRFEELATEMGVDNTFFAWGTWLWDADLDGNLDLMAVNGWVQPEWHTRAVFFRGLGDGRFQDAGLGSGLDHRGDTRGLAPIDLENDGDVDFVLSDVYGKAVILRNETPRDGRAWLRVEARGTVSNRNGVGTKIWVTVGDKTWRSDIFVGGSFYSAPPLEAHFGLGRATTIDRVRVLFPSGREVLLEDVDANQLLTVVEPL
- a CDS encoding TIGR01777 family oxidoreductase; this translates as MDVSPDGDEKRGTPKRVVIAGGTGFLGSSLAAFLADRNYEPVVLGRRPERYRGVGRAVGWDGRSQGDWSAEIDGAAAVVNLAGRSVDCVKTPDHCDEILRSRVESTRAIGEAIDAAQTPPPVWVQMSTAHIYGDPPEAICDEQSAFGYGLAPTVGRAWEAAFDEACPSGVRRVVLRTSFVVGRGGGAMTRLGTLARLGLGGRVGSGKQGFSWIHEHDMNRIFQRAIEDDATSGAYIASAANPVSQAEFMRSVRRAIGMPIGLPAPAFGVRLAAPLILKTDPELAIYGRYVVPQRLIDEGFRFEFESVDAAMQDLYAKK
- a CDS encoding cobalamin-dependent protein (Presence of a B(12) (cobalamin)-binding domain implies dependence on cobalamin itself, in one of its several forms, or in some unusual lineages, dependence on a cobalamin-like analog.), whose protein sequence is MAQPLGAATTEFEKADRCASLDHRPRVLLGKMGLDGHDRGVKVIARAMRDSGVHVIYSGLWQTPKSLAISARDEDVDVIAASMMSNSHLTLGPNLLKALKGVGRGDIPVHMGGILPQEDLPALKEAGVARCFTTGVGLIDIVNAASETVAAYPQEVEGGHPTAQLARDISLAHLERPVRSSAVRRRPKRVIGITGSPGAGKSTLVAQLVAEHARRAEEDSSLGRCAVVAFDPMSPITGGALLGDRLRVDFNRLGEAAYYRSLAIRGEDYHALEDVTDLIGGACEGHGPDHSAYDTLFIETVGAGQNETRIRDHVDKTIVVLTPGMGDAVQMDKAGILEIADLFVCNKADHPGENELVRDLRDIAGRRPILETVATHGKGIAELLDALA
- a CDS encoding sigma-70 family RNA polymerase sigma factor, with the protein product MLHSVTTSFIGRLRSNDEAAWFELWETFGPVVRTQLTRWGKGRIGVETVRDLSQETLAALSDSIDRYDPSRGARFSTWLLAIAKHVLGDEIDRRMAQKRGSGKKAVALDERWATVPTSIGADAEYEAAVFRAKIEAALRAVEHEAEFVDFSIYRMRVLDGMTGRDVAAQIGVSEPTVSRRLAKIRDMVRERSRIMVQQFSFTEDELSEAARNGLDLNPTKADDDLFDEAIAEIYHRQAELRRRDEQAALDG